The Haloplanus salinarum genome includes a region encoding these proteins:
- a CDS encoding ribbon-helix-helix domain-containing protein produces MSKISVEIPDELLADLDEHVGEDGKFVNRSDAIRASIRKNLDLLDEIDARHGRLEADE; encoded by the coding sequence GTGAGCAAGATCAGCGTCGAGATTCCGGACGAACTCCTCGCCGACCTCGACGAGCACGTCGGCGAGGACGGGAAGTTCGTGAACCGGAGCGACGCGATCCGGGCGTCGATCCGGAAGAATCTGGACCTGCTCGACGAGATCGACGCCAGACACGGGCGTCTGGAGGCCGACGAATGA